The bacterium genome contains the following window.
GCATAGTGGTGTTCGTCTAATGAAACGCCGGCAATCACTCTTCTCACAACATCCGCCCTGATATGGATGGCGTTTGTCCAATCCCTTGTTCTTGATGCAAGATATGTTTTGCCTGTTCCCGGAAGGCCGTAGAAGACTATTAACCTTGGTTTTGAAAAAAGGGTGGAGGCGTAAAGCTCGGCAGAGTCGAAGTATGCACTTGCTCGTCTCTTTATCTCCTGTGCATCGCGGGGATTCTGAGACAGTTGAAAACCTATGACCTTTCCCCTTACGTAGGCGCGGTAGCAGCGGAAAAAGTCATGAAACTTCAGCAATGAATAATCCTGCGTTATGTCAAGATACCTCATAAGGAGGAAATCGGACAGCTCCCTTTTCGAGTGAAAATCAAGATCCATGGTCATGAACGCTAAATCCGCGGCTGTATCCGAACAGGCAAAGCGCATATTGAACTCGATTCTATCGAAGATGTGAATCTTATCCTCGTATATAAAGATGTTGCCGGAATGAAGGTCTCCGTGGCAGTATTTGATAAAACCTTCCTTCTCCCTTTTTCTGAAGTCCTCCTTCTTGTTCTCAAGGAATCTGAATACATTCTTCCTTATCGACTCAAAACGTTCCGAGGAGAGTGTAATGTCCTTCACGTTCTCGGTCTGCTGAAAGTTTTCCTCCCAGTTGAAGCGAACATTCTCCAGGGAACCTTCTTTTGTAATCTCTTCAGAAGTTTCAGCCGATTTATGAAATTTCGCAATCTCTTTTGCAAGGCCGTCAATCGTATGATAATCAATTTTGTCGTTCTTCAGTAGGCTGCTCATCAAGGATTCCTGGGGAAGCTCCTTCATGACTACAATATATTCGAGCGGTTCGCCGTTTCCTGAAATCACGAGTCGCCCATCCTCGTCTCTCGTTATCGGTTCGACACCAATATACAAGTCCGAAAGCAAGCGATTGAGCTTGACTTCCTTCTCGCAGAACTCTTTCCTTTTATCCAGAGTCGAAAAGTCCAGGAAACCGAAGTTGACAGGTTTCTTGAGCTTATAGGCCTTAGAACCCGTAAGAAAGACCCATGCGGTGTGAGTCTCCGCTTTTCTTATCTCTCTTACTTTGTGCGGATAAAACCCAGGCTTGCTCATTGCATCGAGGACTTCTTCTGTTAAATCATGGAACAAGTAAACGTCCTATCTGTGCCGCTGTTTGTGTAAGTCTGGTCTTAGTCTCAGCCATTGCCTGCTTGAGTGTCGTAGGTCCTGGTTGAATCGAGATTGCCGTAGTACGGCGATCTCTGGGTGCTATCTGTATAGCAATATCGCCACACAGAAGGATCATCCTGCGGTGCGGGAGTCTCCTCAGGTTTCCGACAACCTTATACGAAAGGCTTTGCTTATCCAGTCTGCCTTCTCCGGATATTATTACATCGTGCCTAGTAAGCCGTTCACGCAGACCTGAGAGTCTTAATAAAAAATCTGCGCCGCTCATGGTTCGCGAGCCTGCTAGCGCGGCGAAACCGAAGGCTATTCCTCCGGCAGCTCCCATGCCTTTGCGGTGATCAAGACGCTGCGCGGTTGTCATCTCGGCAATAACTGCATATCGATCAAGAGCGGCTGCAAGAATCCTCATCTCCTTTTCGCCCGCTCCCTTCTGCGGAGCATAAACAAGCGAACCAAGATGTCCTACAAGGGGACTGTCCACATCCCAGAGTATTGTAACCTGTTTTTTCACTCTGGGATCCAGCTGTGAAAGGTCTATCTTGGCAAGGTTTTGGAGCTCCTGAGGCCCTTTGGATAGGGGTTTGCCGTGAGAATCGAGGAACCTGGCGCCGAGCACCTCCAGAGCATCTCTGCCTCCGTCAACGGTTGCACTCCCTCCGAGCCCTACGATAACTTCGTCCATGCCTTTATCCAGCACGTTCCTTATGGCTTCGCCTAATCCTCTTGAAGTGGTATGCAATGGATTTCGTTCTTCTTCTTTTACAAGTCTTAATCCAAGCACGGATGCAGATTCGATATAGGCGCTGCGACCTGCTATCAGAGCTTGGGTTTTTATCCTTCTGCCTGTGGGACCCGTAACCTGCATTGTGGAGATCCTGGCTCTTCTTCCCTTAAGATAGTACGATAGACACTCAATAAATCCGTCTCCTCCGTCTGAAAGAGGGTAGAGCTCCATCTTTTCCCTTTTCAAGCTGCTTTTGAGGCCGGCGGCAATCGCCCGCGCTGCGGCTACCGGTCCTAGCGCTTCTTTATATGCTGTGGGGGCAATGAAGATCATCTTAACCTCTCCAATCTTGCTTTAACCTCTCATGTTTTGTGTTTCAAGGAGATTAAACTCCTCAAGTAATCTTGATATAGCTCTTTTGAGATTGGGTGCACGAAGAAAGAATGACAGTTTAAGTTCTGAATTGGTAAACGCCTCGATATGAACGTTGTCCGCACGGAGAGCTTCGAAGGCACGTTTGGTTATGGCCGAATCCTTGCCTGCTCCGGGTCCTACCAGGGAAAGCTCGGATATGCCTTTTACTACAGAGAGAGCCTGAGCTCCTGTTTCTTTCTTAAACTTCTCCAATAGAGTCCTTGCCCCAGGAGAGTCCGTTTCTGATACAATGAATGCCAGGTCGAAACTCGAATCTTGAGGATGACCGTGATGGTAGAAAAGGATGCGTATTCCCGCGTCGGCCAGCCTGGCTATCGCCTGTGACATGGCGTTGGGGTCTTGCGGTACGTCCTTGACCGTTATCCTGACAAGCCCTTTCATGTGGGTGAATGCCCGGACGAAACGCTCCTCGAGTTCTTCCTGTTGCCCTATAGATGTTCCTTTTTTGTAGGGTCTTGTGCTTGAACGCACTTCAAGCGGAATCCTGTAACGCATTGCCAGCGATGCGGCTCTTGGATGGATGACTCTTGCTCCGTAGTCTGCAAGCTCCACGAGCTCCTCGTAGCTTATCGTATCGAGAACCTTTGCCTTCGGGAAAAGCCTGGGGTCTGCCGAAGAAAGCCCCTTGACGGTCTTGTAGAATTCGCAGGAATCGGCGTTAAGAAACCGAGCCAGCGCTACCGCGGTCGTATCCGAACCCCCTCTGCCCAGTGTTGTTACTTCCTTGGATTCCGAGCTTACACCCTGGAACCCTGCAACTATAGGTATGTATCCCTTGTCAAGAGCTTCCTTCAGTCTCTGGCCTCTGACATAGAGGATTCTTGCGTCGTTATGTCTTTCATCGGTATGAATTCCTACCTGGGAGCCCGTGAACGAAAGGGATTTTGCGCCTCTTTCCCCCAGAGCCATTGCAAGAAGACTCATCGTAACGCGTTCTCCTGCAGTCAGGAGCATATCCAGTTCCCTGCCTTTAGGCGAAGAACACACCGAATTCGCAAGCTTCTGAAGCTCGTCCGTCTGGCTGCCCATCGCAGAGACCACCACACATATTTTTGTTTCTTTTGATCTCCTAGCCAGATAAGATGCAACCCTTTTAACGTGGTTTGCGGTAGCCAGAGAGCGACCGCCGAATTTAGCGACAATCAAAGCCACTTCTCTAGACGTTTGACGGCTTCCTCTATGCGGGACCGCTCGATTGTCAATGAAAATCTTACAAAACCTTCACCGGACTGGCCGAAACCGATGCCTGGTGTTACGAGGACGCCTGTTTCAGCAAGCATCTTCTTGGCAAATTCCATCGAGGATACGCCTTTTCGAGGAATCTCGGCCCAGACATAAAATGTTGCCTTTGGTGCCGGTATGTTCCATCCTAGAACATTTAATCCCGCCAAGAGGGTTCCACGCCTTGATCTGTAGAGGGCTCTTGCATCCTTAGTAACCTGATCCACGACTTCGAAGGCGGTTTGAGCCGCCCTTTGTATGGCCACAAAAACGCCTGAATCCGTATTCTCCTTGATTCTTCTCAAGGCTGAAATCATATTGGAATTA
Protein-coding sequences here:
- a CDS encoding AAA family ATPase; its protein translation is MFHDLTEEVLDAMSKPGFYPHKVREIRKAETHTAWVFLTGSKAYKLKKPVNFGFLDFSTLDKRKEFCEKEVKLNRLLSDLYIGVEPITRDEDGRLVISGNGEPLEYIVVMKELPQESLMSSLLKNDKIDYHTIDGLAKEIAKFHKSAETSEEITKEGSLENVRFNWEENFQQTENVKDITLSSERFESIRKNVFRFLENKKEDFRKREKEGFIKYCHGDLHSGNIFIYEDKIHIFDRIEFNMRFACSDTAADLAFMTMDLDFHSKRELSDFLLMRYLDITQDYSLLKFHDFFRCYRAYVRGKVIGFQLSQNPRDAQEIKRRASAYFDSAELYASTLFSKPRLIVFYGLPGTGKTYLASRTRDWTNAIHIRADVVRRVIAGVSLDEHHYAGFGSDLYSAEISKRVYDYLARQVKLYLSQGQSLIIDATCHKEKNRLELKKAADELGVESFFIRTDAAPEKVREWIEKRKTSDLLSDATWEIYSEMKNKFEPEGSFPYSTIVTGRAPQEMDSDIKKMIGS
- a CDS encoding glycerate kinase, whose product is MIFIAPTAYKEALGPVAAARAIAAGLKSSLKREKMELYPLSDGGDGFIECLSYYLKGRRARISTMQVTGPTGRRIKTQALIAGRSAYIESASVLGLRLVKEEERNPLHTTSRGLGEAIRNVLDKGMDEVIVGLGGSATVDGGRDALEVLGARFLDSHGKPLSKGPQELQNLAKIDLSQLDPRVKKQVTILWDVDSPLVGHLGSLVYAPQKGAGEKEMRILAAALDRYAVIAEMTTAQRLDHRKGMGAAGGIAFGFAALAGSRTMSGADFLLRLSGLRERLTRHDVIISGEGRLDKQSLSYKVVGNLRRLPHRRMILLCGDIAIQIAPRDRRTTAISIQPGPTTLKQAMAETKTRLTQTAAQIGRLLVP
- a CDS encoding aspartate kinase — translated: MIVAKFGGRSLATANHVKRVASYLARRSKETKICVVVSAMGSQTDELQKLANSVCSSPKGRELDMLLTAGERVTMSLLAMALGERGAKSLSFTGSQVGIHTDERHNDARILYVRGQRLKEALDKGYIPIVAGFQGVSSESKEVTTLGRGGSDTTAVALARFLNADSCEFYKTVKGLSSADPRLFPKAKVLDTISYEELVELADYGARVIHPRAASLAMRYRIPLEVRSSTRPYKKGTSIGQQEELEERFVRAFTHMKGLVRITVKDVPQDPNAMSQAIARLADAGIRILFYHHGHPQDSSFDLAFIVSETDSPGARTLLEKFKKETGAQALSVVKGISELSLVGPGAGKDSAITKRAFEALRADNVHIEAFTNSELKLSFFLRAPNLKRAISRLLEEFNLLETQNMRG